Part of the Nitrospira sp. genome is shown below.
CGACGAAATCAACGAGCCGACACGGCTGAGGGAGATAAGACCGCCCAAGTGGCCTATGACCACCAATAGAACATGAGCGCCCGATGTATCTTACCGCTATGGATGGATGGTTCCCGCGCGAGCATTCTGAACTATAGGCATCTCATCGTTTGGATTCATCTCATGCAACATGATCACAGCAGAGAGAGGTAAAAGTGTTGGAACGATCGAATTGCGTTCGTGTGCCCCAATCCGGTAATCTGCAACTCACTCCAGTGAGCACCCCCGTGGAACACTCCCAATCGGTCTCCAACAAACTCTGGTACCTCAAGCACATTCGATTGTTCGACGGCATGTCTTCCTCTGAAATGCAGGAGATGGAGCGGATTACGCGGATGCAAGAGGTGAAAAAGCGCCAACCGCTCTATCTACCAGGCGATCCCAGCAGCAACGTGTATTTGCTCAAACAGGGGAGGGTCAAGCTCGCCAACACCTGGACGAGCGGCAAGGAAGTGACGTTTGAAATCCTGGAACCCGGCGAAATCTTTGGAGAGATGGAAGCGCTGGAGGGTTCGCCGCGTGAAACAGCTGCAGAGGCTCTGGATGATACGTTGATCTGTGTCATTCGGCGCGAGGATTTTGATCACTATCTGGCAACGCATCCCAACGTGACGGTCAAGTTGAGCAAGCTCATTGGACTCAGACTCCGGAAAATTCAAACTCGCGTCGAGGATCTCGTATTCCGCGACGTGCCGGCCAGGCTCGCACACCTCTTGTTGGAACTTCGGAAGACAGACGGTGTGCCAACTGGTCCCAGCACCCGTCTCCACGTCAAACTCACACATCAAGAAATGGCGAACCTGATCGGATGCAGCCGAGAAACCGTGAGCGCGACCCTCGGACAGTTCAGGGACGAAGGATTGATCCAAATGGATGGCCGTACAATCATCATTATGAACGAGAAAGGCCTGTCCAAACTTCTCGGGTAAAGCTCTGAGGGCGGCCTGCCCCTTCCTTATCGCTCCATTCCCTCCCATTCCCGCAACTTCGTCAATAACCAATCCTTTCGTGGAAAGCCGGTAGCCAGGATCTGCCCGTCTAGGAGAATGGCTGGAAACACCAGAATGCCAATCGAATCTGTATCCTCCTGCTCCGCCAGTCGAACATCGATGTCCCAATTGGGAAGTTCGTGCTGGATTTCTCTGGCTAACGTCCGAACCGATTGCTCGGATAGGCATCCTCGGTGGAGCAAAATCTTGAGACGAGCCATGCCCGACATCCTAGGAGAAACGCCCACGGCCATCTGTGAGGCGGCTTACAGTTCTGGAATGTCAGTTTCGCGGGGTCGGTCAGTCGCCTTGGTCGTAATATGCAGGTTGAAGTCGGCTAAAGAACTGGTAAAAATAGAAACCATCGTTTTCCTCGGTTACAAATTTCCTGTAACCTTGATAATTTCCACCCAGTGCCCATCTTTGCCGGATTCGGGGAGCCAATCTAGAATACAAA
Proteins encoded:
- a CDS encoding Crp/Fnr family transcriptional regulator; the encoded protein is MEHSQSVSNKLWYLKHIRLFDGMSSSEMQEMERITRMQEVKKRQPLYLPGDPSSNVYLLKQGRVKLANTWTSGKEVTFEILEPGEIFGEMEALEGSPRETAAEALDDTLICVIRREDFDHYLATHPNVTVKLSKLIGLRLRKIQTRVEDLVFRDVPARLAHLLLELRKTDGVPTGPSTRLHVKLTHQEMANLIGCSRETVSATLGQFRDEGLIQMDGRTIIIMNEKGLSKLLG